In the Lepidochelys kempii isolate rLepKem1 chromosome 3, rLepKem1.hap2, whole genome shotgun sequence genome, one interval contains:
- the CIMIP5 gene encoding ciliary microtubule inner protein 5, with translation MGSRSTGFRRTTSARYRLPAARPLVDLASSSSPSLSTPQHGKALPASQVLAQQAARAREEEQAALRKDQVRQDKIWREFMEAEWRGRKYWYQNWGFMKDYDPMGKKKEQEQLPEYMPVFSDNVPNTTNQTIGSRMNTETGKTLINMDYFLSSGRQKKKLDHEFQPS, from the exons ATGGGAAGCAGATCAACTGGATTCAGGAGAACCACCTCCGCCAGGTACCGGTTACCAGCAGCCAGACCTTTGGTGGACCTCGCCTCATCCTCGTCTCcttctctcagcaccccccagcaTGGGAAAGCTCTGCCTGCCAGTCAGGTCTTAGCACAACAGGCAGCCCGGGCCCgggaggaggagcaggcagcACTGCGGAAGGACCAGGTTCGGCAGGACAAGATCTGGAGGGAGTTTATGGAGGCTGAGTGGAGGGGAAGAAAATATTG GTACCAGAATTGGGGTTTCATGAAGGACTATGATCCAATG GGTAAGAAAAAGGAGCAGGAGCAACTGCCTGAGTATATGCCTGTGTTCTCAGACAACGTTCCCAACACCACCAACCAGACTATCGGCAGTAGAATGAACACTGAAACTGGCAAAACTCTAATAAACATGGATTACTTCCTCAGCAGCGGAAGACAAAAGAAGAAACTTGACCACGAGTTCCAGCCCTCCTAG